CCGCCCGGTGTTAACACGAGTCGGGCGAGTACTCGCCGCGCGCCGCGTCGCGGTTAACGGCCCCGAGTCCGGCCCGCGATAAACAGGTAGTTCACTACGCGTGAAACCGAACGGTCAGAACGGGAGGCTGGCGTTCATGAAAAGGCTGGTGGTGTGCTGTGACGGCACGTGGAAGGCCGAATCGAGCACGACGTCGTCGAACATTGTCAAGATCGCGGAAACGGTGCGGTTGACCGGGGCGGACCGGGAGGGGAAGTCCGTCGGGCAGCGCATCTACTACGTCTCGGGTCCCGGTTCGCGCGGCTTCATGTCCGACCGCGTGCTCGGCGGCGCGTTCGGGCTCGGCCTCGAGGCCAACCTGTCGGCCGCCTACTGGCAGCTGGCATTGAACTGGGAACCCGGCGACGAGATCTTCATCTTCGGCTTCAGCCGCGGCGCGTACACCGCCCGCAGCCTCGCCGGCATGATCAACCGGCTCGGAATCCTGAAGTACGACGCCATGATTCACGGCAAGTATCCCGCCGCCCTGGCGATCTACAAGACCCGCAAACGCAACCCGGACGACCCGGATCCCGCGGCCTGGGCGGACTTCCGCGCCCGCTACTGCCATCCCGAAACCCCGGTCATCAACTTCCTGGGCGTCTTCGACACCGTCGGCGCGATGGGCGTGCCCGGCCTGACCGCCTACAAGCACCGCTTCCACGACGTGAACCTCTCCCCGATCGTGCGGTGCGCCCGGCAGGCCCTCGCGATCGACGAGCGCCGCCGCGAATTCGCGCCCTGCCTGTGGGAGGTCCCGCCCGGCCAGCGCGCCCTGCACGACCGCGCCGACCGGGTCAAGCAGGTCTGGTTCGAGGGCGTGCACAGCGATATCGGCGGCGGCTACGCCGACTGCGGGCTGTCCGACATCACGCTGCGCTGGATGATCGCCGAGGCGGAGGCCGAGGGGCTGGCCTTCGACCACGACCGCCTCGATTCCCTGCTGCGGGAATGCCCGTTCGACGCCGCGCACCTGCACGATTCGCTCAGCCCCGCGTTCCGGGTGCTGAATTACGTTCGCCTGAGCGTGAATTGGCGCAATCCCCGTTTCTACTGGGACTCCTGGCGCAAACTGCTGCAGCCGGGCGACCAGGACAGCTTCCTGGCCGCCACGGTCCCGGACCGAAAGAACTACCGCCCGGCCAATATTCGTCGCTGGTGCGGCGACCGCCACGGCCCCGTGCCGCCGGATCTGATCGAGCCCATCGACCAGGTGGCCCTGCCCAAGCCTCCCGGCGACGACGCGGACGGCGGCCCGCGGCAATCCGCCGCGTGAGCCCCCGCCGGCTCAGCGCACCAGCAGCGCCACCGGCAGCCGGGCGAAGAGCTTCTCCAGCCGGGCGCGGCCGGAGAAGGTGTGGCCGGTGAGCCGGTCGGTCCAATGCCCCTGCGGCAGATCGAGAACCGTGTCGGCCCAGCCGCCGGCCTCGTCGAGCCGGATGCTGTGCCGGGTGACCGCGACGATGACCTCGGGCGTCTCCCCGGCCCGGCCGCGCGCGTAGGAGAGCAGGTGGGCGGCGCGGTCGCCGGCGGCGAACAGGGGAGTGTAGGTGCCGCCCACGAAGCAGTCGGGCCGTTCGCGGCGCAGCCACAGCGCGTAGGCGGCGATCCACATCTTGACCGCCCCGGAGGCGTCGAGATCCGGTGTGCCGGTGAGGGATTGCAGCAGCAGCGAGCGGTGGGTGAAGTCGACGGGACGCCGATTGTCCGGATCGACGAGCGAGTCCTCCCACAGTTCGCAGCCCTGGTAGATGTCGGGGATCCCGGGCCCGCACAGCTGCAACAGTTTCTGGGCGAGCGAGTCGGTCCAGGCGTGGGTGGCGAGATCGGTGACGAACTCGCCCAGTTCCGCCCCGACCGGCCCGTCGATGACGGTGTCGATCCAGCGGTGCACCGCCGTCTCGAACTCGATATCCGGTTCCTCCCAGGAGGATTGGGTGCCCGCTTCGCGCACCGCCTTCTCCGCGAACTGATGCAGCCGCTCCCGCAGCCCGGACACGGCCGCGGCCGGCCGGCCGTCGGCGGGCCAGACGCCGAACATGTTCTGCAGCAGGAACAGTGTGGTCGCCCCGTCGGGTCCGGGCGCCATCTCCTCCCAGGTGCTGACCGAACGCGCCCAGATGTCGGGCACCTGCGACAGCATCCCGATCCGCGCCCGCACGTCCTCCCCGCGCTTGGTGTCATGGGTCGACAGCGTGGTCATGGTGGCGGGCCAGCGCGCCGCCCGCTCGGCGTTGGCGAGATGGAATTCGACGACCGAACAGCCGAAGCGCGCCGGATCGGATCCCATCTCCTGCAGCGACACCAGCCGGGCCGCGCGATAGAACATGGTGTCCTCCACCGCTTTCGCGGTCACCGCGCCACCCACCTGATGGAACCGGGTCGCGGCCTCACCGCCCGCGGCCAGCGCCGTCACCAGCACCTGCAGCGGCGCGGTGAGTTCGGCATTGCGCCGCGCCACCTCGGCGACGACCGCGCCGATCATGCCGGCCAGCGGCGCGTAGTCGGTGCGGTACACCGGCATGAACGACAGCACCTCGATGGCGGCGTTGGTGAGCGCCATGGTGTCGAAGGCGTCGGCGCGGGCGTCGCGCTTGACCGCCGCGACCAGTCGCCGCACCTCCGGCACCAGCATGGTCTCCGCGACCGCCCGGCGAATCCGATGCTCCTGCTCGAAGAACCAGGCCCGATCGCTGCCGTGCCCGGTGAACTGCCGCGACAGCTCGGTCAGCTGCTTCTCGCCGTCCGGGTCGATGAGCACGCCGCCGAGTTCGGTGAGCGCGTCGTAGCCGGTGGTGCCGTCGATGGGCAGGGTGGCGTCGAGCGGTTCGCGGGTGGCCAGCACCTTCTCGACCAGCAGCAGCCGCTGCGGTCCGATCAGCTGCCGCAGCCGCCGCAGATACTCGGCGGGCTGGGCCAGCCCGTCCGGATGATCCACGCGCACACCGTCGATCAGGTCGTGCTCGCACCAGGCGGCGAGTTCGCGATGGGCGGCCTCGAAGACCGCGGGCTCCTCCTGCCGGATGGCGGCGAGCCCGCCCACGGTGAAGTAGCGCCGATAGCCGCACAGCCCCGATTTCCAGTTGACCAGCCGATAGTGCTGTTTGTCGTGAATGCGCAGCGCGTTCTCGCCGTCGGTGCCGGGCGCGATGGGGAAGCGCATATCGTGCAGCGCCAGCATGGGTTCGGGCCCGGAGCGGTCCACGGTCAGCGCGGCCGGATCGTTCTCCCCGGCCAGCACCGGCAGCGCGATTCGCCCGCCCGCCCCGTTGCCGGGCGTCCAGTCGATGTCGAACCAGCCGGCGTACTGGGACTCCTTGCCCAGCCGCAGCACATCCCACCACCACGCATTCTGTCGCGGATCGGCGACGCCCACATGGTTGGGCACCAGATCCACGATCAAACCCATACCGCGGCTGCGCACCTCGTCCGAGAGCGCCTTGAGCCCGGTGGGTCCGCCGAGCCCGGCCGCCACCACCGTCGGGTCGGTGACGTCGTAGCCGTGGGTGGAGCCGCGCGCCGCGGTCATGACGGGCGACAGGTACAGATGCGAAATGCCCAGCTGCTGCAGGTATTCGGCGATGGCGCGGGCATCGGCGAAGGTGAGCGCGTCGGGCCGCAGCTGCAGGCGGTAGGTGCTGCGCACCGGCGTCTGCCGGGCGATGGGGCCGGTGTGGTGTTCGGGCGAGCTGGTCATGGCGGTATCGATCATGCCGTACGGCGCAGCACGAGCAGACAGCGTGCGGGCACTTGCACGATGTCGGCGGCGGGGCGGACGGTGTCGTCGGCGGGGCGGCCGGTCGGCGTGGCGCAATCCAGGACGGCTGACCAGGCCGAACCGTAGGAGTCGCCGGGGAGCCGGAAATCGAGCGCTTCGTCGTGGGCGTTGAAGCACAGCAGAAACGAATCGTCGGTGACGCGTTCGCCGCGCGGTCCCGGTTCGCGAATGCCGTCGCCGTTGAGGAACACCGCCAGCGAGCGCGCGAAGGTGGTCTCCCAGTCCGCGTCGGTCATCTCGGTGCCGCCGGGGGTGAACCAGGCGATGTCACCGCTGGGCGCGGGATCGAAGAAGCGGCGGCGCCGGAAGATCGGGTGCGCGTGCCGCAGTGCGACCGTGCGCGTGGTGAATTCGAGCAGATCGGCATTGGTGTGCATGAGGGTCCAGTCCATCCACGACAGCGGTGAGTCCTGACAGTAGACGTTGTTGTTGCCCCGCTGGGTGCGCCCGAATTCGTCGCCGTGCAACAGCATGGGCGTGCCCTGCGACAACAGCAGGGTGGCGAGCAGGTTACGGGACTGCCGCGCCCGCAGTGCCAGGATCGCCGGATCGTCGCTCGGCCCTTCCGCGCCGCAGTTCCAGGAGCGGTTGTAGTTCTCGCCGTCGCGGTTGTCCTCGCCGTTGGCCCGATTGTGTTTCTCGTTGTAGGACACCAGGTCCGCGAGGGTGAATCCGTCGTGTGCGGTCACGAAGTTGATGCTCGCGCCCGGCCGCCGCCCGGTCGCCTCGTACAGGTCCGAGGAGCCGGTCAGCCGGGAGGCGAATTCGCCCAGCGTCGCCGGTTGCCCGCGCCAGTAATCGCGCACGGTGTCACGGTATTTGCCGTTCCATTCGGTCCAGGCCACCGGGAAATTGCCGACCTGATAACCGCCCTCGCCGACATCCCAGGGTTCGGCGATCAGCTTCACCTGGCTGACCACCGGATCCTGCTGCACCATGTCGAAGAAGGTGGAAAGCCGGTCCACATCGTGCAATTCGCGCGCCAGGGTGGCGGCCAGATCGAAGCGGAAACCGTCCACGTGCATCTCCAGCACCCAGTAGCGCAGCGAATCCATGATCAGCTGCAGCGCGTGCGGGTGGGCCATGTTGAAGCTGTTGCCGGTGCCGGTGTAATCCATGTAGTGCTGCGGATCGCCGTCCACGAGACGGTAATACGCGGCATTGTCGAGGCCGCGGAAGCTGAGGGTGGGGCCGAATTCGTTGCCCTCGGCGGTGTGGTTGTAGACGACGTCGAGGATGACCTCGATACCGGCGGTGTGGAACGCGCGCACCATGGCCTTGAATTCGGTGACCGCGGCGGCGGGCGCGGCGCCCGCGGCATATCCGCGATGCGGCGCGAAATAGCCGAAACTGTTGTAACCCCAATAGTTTCGCAGCCCGCGATCGAGCAGGATGCGATCGTCGAGGAACTGGTGCACCGGCATCAATTCCACCGCCGTCACGCCCAGCCGCCGTAAATGGTCGAGTACCGCCGGATGCGCCATGCCGGAGAAGGTGCCGCGCAGTTCCGGCGGCACATCGGGATGGGTGACGGTCATGCCCTTCACATGCGCCTCGTACAGCACCGTCTCGTGATACGGCCGCCGCGGCGGCCGGTCGCCGGTCCAGTCGAAGTACGGGTTGATCACCACCCCGGTCATGGTGTGCCCGAGCGAGTTCTGCCCGTAGTTGTAGGGCGCGGTCTCGGTCCCGAACTCGCCCTCGAACGCCTTGCCGTACGGATCCAGCAGCAGTTTGCTGGGGTCGCAGCGCAATCCGCGCGCCGGATCGAACTTGCCGTGCACCCGGAACCCGTAGCGCTGTCCCGGCCCGACGTCGGGCAGGTAGGCATGCCACACGTACCCGTCCACCTCGTCGAGCGGTACCCGCGTCTCGCGCTGCTCGGCGTCGATCAGGCACAGTTCCACCCGCCGGGCGACCTCGGAGAACACCGAGAAGTTCGTCCCGGCGCCGTCGTAGG
This sequence is a window from Nocardia yunnanensis. Protein-coding genes within it:
- the treY gene encoding malto-oligosyltrehalose synthase encodes the protein MTSSPEHHTGPIARQTPVRSTYRLQLRPDALTFADARAIAEYLQQLGISHLYLSPVMTAARGSTHGYDVTDPTVVAAGLGGPTGLKALSDEVRSRGMGLIVDLVPNHVGVADPRQNAWWWDVLRLGKESQYAGWFDIDWTPGNGAGGRIALPVLAGENDPAALTVDRSGPEPMLALHDMRFPIAPGTDGENALRIHDKQHYRLVNWKSGLCGYRRYFTVGGLAAIRQEEPAVFEAAHRELAAWCEHDLIDGVRVDHPDGLAQPAEYLRRLRQLIGPQRLLLVEKVLATREPLDATLPIDGTTGYDALTELGGVLIDPDGEKQLTELSRQFTGHGSDRAWFFEQEHRIRRAVAETMLVPEVRRLVAAVKRDARADAFDTMALTNAAIEVLSFMPVYRTDYAPLAGMIGAVVAEVARRNAELTAPLQVLVTALAAGGEAATRFHQVGGAVTAKAVEDTMFYRAARLVSLQEMGSDPARFGCSVVEFHLANAERAARWPATMTTLSTHDTKRGEDVRARIGMLSQVPDIWARSVSTWEEMAPGPDGATTLFLLQNMFGVWPADGRPAAAVSGLRERLHQFAEKAVREAGTQSSWEEPDIEFETAVHRWIDTVIDGPVGAELGEFVTDLATHAWTDSLAQKLLQLCGPGIPDIYQGCELWEDSLVDPDNRRPVDFTHRSLLLQSLTGTPDLDASGAVKMWIAAYALWLRRERPDCFVGGTYTPLFAAGDRAAHLLSYARGRAGETPEVIVAVTRHSIRLDEAGGWADTVLDLPQGHWTDRLTGHTFSGRARLEKLFARLPVALLVR
- the glgX gene encoding glycogen debranching protein GlgX, with protein sequence MVPATPGSGTLGVWPGTAYPLGATYDGAGTNFSVFSEVARRVELCLIDAEQRETRVPLDEVDGYVWHAYLPDVGPGQRYGFRVHGKFDPARGLRCDPSKLLLDPYGKAFEGEFGTETAPYNYGQNSLGHTMTGVVINPYFDWTGDRPPRRPYHETVLYEAHVKGMTVTHPDVPPELRGTFSGMAHPAVLDHLRRLGVTAVELMPVHQFLDDRILLDRGLRNYWGYNSFGYFAPHRGYAAGAAPAAAVTEFKAMVRAFHTAGIEVILDVVYNHTAEGNEFGPTLSFRGLDNAAYYRLVDGDPQHYMDYTGTGNSFNMAHPHALQLIMDSLRYWVLEMHVDGFRFDLAATLARELHDVDRLSTFFDMVQQDPVVSQVKLIAEPWDVGEGGYQVGNFPVAWTEWNGKYRDTVRDYWRGQPATLGEFASRLTGSSDLYEATGRRPGASINFVTAHDGFTLADLVSYNEKHNRANGEDNRDGENYNRSWNCGAEGPSDDPAILALRARQSRNLLATLLLSQGTPMLLHGDEFGRTQRGNNNVYCQDSPLSWMDWTLMHTNADLLEFTTRTVALRHAHPIFRRRRFFDPAPSGDIAWFTPGGTEMTDADWETTFARSLAVFLNGDGIREPGPRGERVTDDSFLLCFNAHDEALDFRLPGDSYGSAWSAVLDCATPTGRPADDTVRPAADIVQVPARCLLVLRRTA
- a CDS encoding DUF2235 domain-containing protein → MKRLVVCCDGTWKAESSTTSSNIVKIAETVRLTGADREGKSVGQRIYYVSGPGSRGFMSDRVLGGAFGLGLEANLSAAYWQLALNWEPGDEIFIFGFSRGAYTARSLAGMINRLGILKYDAMIHGKYPAALAIYKTRKRNPDDPDPAAWADFRARYCHPETPVINFLGVFDTVGAMGVPGLTAYKHRFHDVNLSPIVRCARQALAIDERRREFAPCLWEVPPGQRALHDRADRVKQVWFEGVHSDIGGGYADCGLSDITLRWMIAEAEAEGLAFDHDRLDSLLRECPFDAAHLHDSLSPAFRVLNYVRLSVNWRNPRFYWDSWRKLLQPGDQDSFLAATVPDRKNYRPANIRRWCGDRHGPVPPDLIEPIDQVALPKPPGDDADGGPRQSAA